In the Limanda limanda chromosome 1, fLimLim1.1, whole genome shotgun sequence genome, one interval contains:
- the sec14l7 gene encoding SEC14-like protein 2, which yields MSGRVGDLSPRQAEILTAFRGRIQDILPNLPAQHDHYLLRWLRARSFNVVKAEAMIRKHVVFRRQMKADTIISDWKPPEVIEKYASGGMCGYDREGSPIWYDVIGPLDPKGLLQSATKQDLLKTKIRHTEMLRQECQTQSEKLGRNIEAITLIHDCEGLGLKHIWKPAIETYGEILTMFEENYPEGLKRVFLIKAPTLFPMAYNLIKHFLSEETRHKIIVLGSNWQEVLRKHIDPKQLPVVYGGTLTDPDGDPSCRTMIKYGGTVPRSYYVQDSVKVQYDNSVTISRGSIFQLDCDVTAPSSLLRCQFASDGADIGFGVYRRTKDGGSQKVGEMLQVLPSERYNAHLVPEDSWLTCPEPGVYVLCFDNSYSFLQSKRVSYKVEVLPPPLDGQMQNPCSRGDGRLQ from the exons ATGAGTGGACGAGTGGGAGACCTGAGCCCGAGACAGGCTGAAATCTTAACAGCG TTTCGTGGGAGGATCCAGGACATCCTCCCCAACCTGCCTGCACAGCACGACCACTACCTCCTCCGCTGGCTCAGAG ccCGTAGCTTCAATGTTGTGAAAGCTGAAGCCATGATCAGAAAG catGTGGTGTTCAGGAGGCAGATGAAAGCAGACACCATCATCTCTGACTGGAAGCCTCCAGAG GTGATTGAAAAGTATGCGTCCGGAGGAATGTGTGGTTACGACAGAGAGGGGAGCCCCATCTGGTACGATGTGATTGGTCCCCTGGATCCTAAAGGTCtgctgcagtcagccaccaaaCAGGACTTACTGAAGACCAAGATCAGACACACGGAGATGCTGCGACAGGAGTGTCAGACGCAGTCGGAGAAG ttggGGAGGAACATTGAAGCCATCACTCTGATCCACGACTGTGAAGGCCTGGGACTGAAACACATATGGAAACCTGCTATTGAGACCTATGGAGAG ATCCTCACCATGTTTGAGGAGAACTACCCAGAGGGGCTGAAAAGGGTGTTTCTTATCAAAG CTCCTACACTGTTTCCCATGGCCTACAACCTGATCAAGCACTTCCTCTCTGAGGAAACACGGCACAAGATCATCGTTTTAGGAA GTAACTGGCAAGAAGTTTTACGTAAACACATTGACCCAAAGCAGCTTCCTGTGGTGTACGGAGGAACCCTGACTGATCCCGACGGAGACCCCAGCTGCAGAACCATG ATAAAGTACGGAGGTACAGTGCCCAGGTCGTACTATGTTCAGGACTCAGTGAAGGTTCAGTACGACAATAGCGTGACCATCAGCCGCGGCTCCATCTTCCAGCTggactgtgatgtcactgcacCCAGCAGCCTCCTGAG GTGTCAATTTGCCAGTGACGGAGCAGATATCGGGTTCGGAGTTTACCGACGGACCAAAGACGGCGGCAGTCAGAAAGTAGGTGAGATGCTGCAGGTGCTGCCCAGTGAACGCTACAATGCTCATCTGGTCCCTGAAGACAGCTGGCTCACCTGCCCTGAGCCTGGAGTCT ACGTGCTGTGCTTTGATAACAGCTACAGCTTCCTTCAGTCTAAGAGGGTGAGCTACAAAGTCGaggttcttcctcctcctctggacgGACAGATGCAGAATCCTTGCAGCAGAGGAGACGGGAGGCTGCAGTGA
- the zfyve16 gene encoding zinc finger FYVE domain-containing protein 16, translating into MDSFFKAAVCDLDKLLDDFELDTEELDCKSVFLKPSAYPFSSLGSQCLSLEASTVSPSLPDLNSLHYGSATSCPDRPSSHNGSTDDREVKGQPLTGVDLLSSVDRRPAISSAPPCPDRALKPVCDLVNDTSSAILIRASSHDAFSELDLVEKQMEEEETLLVDFDSPVVMDQQEGGLSQSVCCGVTMEERASAGKDELLSLDFHEQSGACSASLSLLDVILPAAVERCCESTDDSPSSRTIESADREDSDCEEVASINQVVDNSSDHCEPEDSLPALNLKETSATTLVTTEEDSQEASDKGEASLKSGASDSEPVGLSCLPIAMSICGALVQPKTTEESGQATEQCDEADVCESTEADSLSALQAEEDRPCSKEPVYGSQLITEGRLSPEGQHVPLEPAAVPLHADHTSSDRSEPSPVDPAEFGFEYLPESDQAELLVTDEELDAFLQAHTEGEQARSVSYCSSSGDCNQPESLSQPNGAVEGRLLEEELRSCGRARLDELEDLASPESDRIMCVSVEGSLNPGAPSQSQDSCRPCQEETELSSGTRNSLTSNSFQSQHSSSPEQQSSYGGARPKQLHCQTVRPPPAGEEEEEGKQPSTFSKWPNADEDEESSPISPNPTEEHSNISALSPIYATQEHQDYSVGYDELSEPPPYPGEPPTDGPRAATWKREDLEELGCRQPPWVPDAEAPNCMNCYQRFTFTKRRHHCRACGKVYCAVCCNRKCKLKYLEKEARVCVICFDNIHRAQALERMMSPTAPSPNPNVPSEYCSTIPPLQQARAAGTLNSPPPTVMVPVSVLKQPNNDSCPREQKRVWFADGILPNGEVADTTKLSVTSRRCSQEFAGVTPDQTAPGPAGSEVGVSGSSSSSPEASGAVEVVRPPLSGPWDYALLSAIGSSVQRVPSLLPDNEDELPPLLFTTGEDDGGDVLVEENPAPCQILHLLEEGGPRPLTFVLNANLLVNVKLVTYSSCQCWCFGSNGLQSLGQKELVFLLECLPEEKTLPKDLFTLYLTIYQDAQKGKFLEELDNVTFTSSFLGSKDHAGMLFFSPSCQPLDGLTLPSQPFLFGLLIQKLEVPWAKVFPLRLLLRLGAKYSVYPTTLTSVRFRESSYRETGHTIMNLLADLRNYQYSLSVVDGLRIHMEMGHSYINIPKCSFNEMQKVVNASNEHVISIGASFSSEADSHLVCIQNEEGNYQTQANSMPGKTRTVTGASFVVFNGALKASSGFIAKSSIVEDGLMVQIPPETMESLRSALREQTDFEIPCGRNDGGEVRENVTVRWVDWSSPVNTGKTSGVDERPLDGVRSVRMQQDTEFESDGRTIRCTEVFYQLKTPDCSLSSVLSSCSVFQKEMALAACSALTPHLAVLTSTGINSISLRISTQADMVEYQAGSGGRLLPQRYMNELDSALIPVIHGGSASVPQTAMDMEFIFYITHTI; encoded by the exons ATGGACAGCTTCTTCAAGGCAGCTGTATGCGATCTAGACAAGCTGCTTGATGACTTTGAGCTCGATACTG aggAACTTGATTGCAAATCCGTTTTCCTGAAGCCCTCTGCATACCCCTTCTCCTCATTGGGCTCTCAGTGTTTATCCTTAGAGGCATCCACTGTCTCACCAAGCCTCCCTGACCTTAACTCTCTTCATTATGGTTCTGCCACCAGCTGTCCTGACCGCCCCAGCAGTCACAACGGCAGCACAGATGacagagaggtcaaaggtcagcctCTCACTGGAGTGgaccttctctcctctgtggaTCGTAGGCCAGCTATAAGCTCTGCCCCTCCCTGCCCCGATCGAGCTCTGAAGCCAGTGTGCGACCTTGTGAATGACACAAGCTCGGCCATACTGATCAGGGCCAGCAGTCATGATGCTTTCAGTGAACTGGACTTGGTGGAGAAgcagatggaagaggaggaaacactgCTTGTTGACTTTGACAGTCCTGTGGTTATGGATCAGCAGGAGGGGGGGTTAAGCCAGAGTGTATGCTGTGGGGTCACCATGGAAGAGCGAGCCTCTGCAGGTAAAGACGAACTGCTCAGTCTTGATTTCCATGAGCAGAGCGGTGCATGCTCTGCCTCACTCAGTCTGCTGGACGTCATTCTTCCTGCAGCAGTGGAGAGGTGCTGTGAGTCTACAGATGATTCACCATCATCAAGGACCATTGAGTCAGCTGACAGGGAGGACAGTGACTGTGAGGAGGTGGCTTCTATAAACCAAGTGGTGGATAACTCTTCGGACCACTGTGAACCGGAGGACTCCCTGCCTGCTCTGAACCTTAAAGAAACATCAGCAACAACCTTGGTGACTACAGAGGAGGATTCACAAGAAGCTTCAGATAAAGGTGAGGCAAGTCTAAAATCTGGAGCATCAGACAGTGAACCAGTAGGCTTATCGTGCCTGCCCATAGCTATGTCCATATGTGGAGCTCTGGTGCAACCAAAGACCACAGAAGAGTCAGGACAAGCAACAGAGCAGTGTGACGAGGCAGATGTGTGTGAGAGCACAGAGGCAGACTCCTTGTCAGCACTACAGGCGGAGGAGGATAGGCCCTGCTCAAAGGAACCTGTTTATGGGTCCCAGCTGATCACAGAGGGCAGGCTGTCACCAGAGGGGCAGCATGTCCCTCTTGAACCTGCTGCTGTTCCCCTTCATGCAGACCATACTAGCTCTGATCGCTCAGAACCCAGTCCAGTGGATCCTGCTGAGTTTGGCTTCGAGTATCTGCCTGAGAGTGACCAGGCTGAGCTGTTGGTTACTGACGAAGAGTTGGATGCATTCCTGCAGGCACATACGGAAGGAGAGCAGGCCCGAAGTGTCTCTTATTGCAGCAGTTCTGGAGATTGTAACCAACCTGAAAGTCTGTCGCAACCAAATGGAGCTGTAGAGGGTAGGCTTCTCGAAGAGGAACTGAGAAGCTGTGGTCGAGCCCGACTGGACGAGCTAGAGGATCTGGCTTCCCCAGAAAGTGACagaataatgtgtgtgtctgtggagggaAGTCTTAACCCTGGTGCTCCATCACAATCACAGGACTCTTGCAGACCTTGTCAAGAAGAGACAGAACTTTCCTCTGGTACGAGGAATTCTTTGACCAGTAACTCTTTCCAGTCACAGCACAGTAGTAGCCCTGAACAGCAGTCCTCCTATGGAGGTGCAAGACCTAAACAGCTACACTGTCAAACTGTAAGACCTCCACCAgcaggggaagaagaagaagaagggaagcagccttcaacattttcaaaatggcCAAATgcagatgaggatgaagagagttCACCCATAAGCCCTAATCCTACAGAAGAGCATTCCAACATTAGTGCTTTGAGTCCTATATATGCAACTCAGGAGCATCAGGATTACAGTGTGGGGTATGATGAGCTGTCAGAGCCTCCACCTTACCCAGGGGAGCCACCCACAGATGGTCCCAGGGCAGCGACCTGGAAGAGAGaggacctggaggagctggggtgCAGGCAGCCTCCTTGGGTGCCAGATGCCGAAGCCCCCAACTGTATGAACTGCTACCAGAGGTTCACGTTTACCAAGAGGAGACATCACTGTCGAGCATGTGGGAAG GTATACTGTGCTGTGTGCTGCAACAGGAAGTGTAAGCTGAAGTACCTGGAGAAAGAGGCTCGTGTGTGCGTCATCTGCTTTGATAACATACACAGAG CCCAGGCCCTGGAGCGGATGATGAGTCCTACAGCTCCCAGTCCAAACCCCAACGTCCCATCTGAGTACTGCAGCACCATCCCCCCTTTGCAGCAGGCTCGTGCTGCCGGCACTCTAAACTCACCTCCACCCACTGTCATGGTGCCTGTGTCCGTTCTCAAACAACCCAACAACGACA GTTGTCCTCGTGAGCAGAAGCGTGTGTGGTTTGCTGATGGTATTTTACCCAACGGAGAGGTGGCGGACACAACCAAGCTGTCGGTGACGAGCCGCAGGTGCTCCCAGGAGTTTGCTGGAGTCACCCCTGACCAGACAGCA CCTGGGCCTGCTGGGTCAGAGGTGGGAGTcagtggctcctcctcctcctccccggaAGCTTCTGGAGCTGTAGAGGTGGTTAGACCTCCGCTGTCAGGACCCTGGGATTATGCCCTGCTTTCTGCAATCGGTTCCTCAGTTCAGAGAGTCCCCAGTTTGCTGCCAGACAATGAGGATGAgctgcctcctctgctcttcaccACCGGcgaggatgatggaggag ATGTTCTGGTTGAGGAAAATCCCGCCCCGTGTCAGATTCTGCACTTATTGGAGGAAGGAGGACCCCGACCTCTGACATTTGTCCTGAACGCCAACCTGCTGGTCAATGTGAAACTGGTTACAT ATTCCAGTTgtcagtgctggtgttttggTTCTAATGGGCTGCAGTCTTTGGGACAGAAAGAGTTGGTGTTTTTGCTGGAGTGTTTGCCAGAGGAAAAAACTCTTCCAAAGGACCTCTTCACACTCTATCTCACTATTTACCAAGATGCCCAAAAAG GAAAGTTTTTGGAGGAGCTGGATAATGTGACATTCACAAGCAGTTTCCTGGGCAGTAAAGACCACGCGGGGatgctcttcttctctccctcgtGTCAGCCTCTGGATGGCCTCACTCTCCCCTCTCAGCCTTTTCTGTTTGGTCTGCTCATCCAGAAATTGGAGGTGCCCTGGGCCAAAGTCTTTCCACTGAGGCTTCTCCTGCGGCTTGGAGCTAAATACAGCG TGTATCCCACGACATTGACTAGTGTTCGTTTTCGGGAATCTTCGTATCGAGAGACGGGACACACAATTATGAATTTACTGGCT GACCTGCGAAACTACCAGTACAGTCTGTCAGTTGTGGATGGCCTGAGGATCCACATGGAGATGGGCCACAGTTACATCAACATTCCCAAATGTAGCTTCAATGAG ATGCAGAAGGTGGTAAATGCGTCTAATGAGCACGTCATCAGCATTGGAGCAAGTTTCAGCTCAGAGGCCGACTCTCACCTGGTGTGTATCCAGAACGAGGAGGGGAACTATCAGACCCAGGCTAACAGCATGCCAGGGAAGACCCGCACAG tGACTGGCGCCAGCTTTGTGGTTTTCAATGGAGCGCTGAAAGCCTCATCAGGCTTCATCGCAAAGTCCAGCATTGTTGAAG ATGGGTTGATGGTTCAAATCCCTCCAGAGACAATGGAGTCTCTGCGCTCTGCCCTGAGGGAGCAGACGGACTTTGAGATACCCTGTGGCAGGAATGACGGAGGGGAGGTCCGAGAGAATGTCACAGTCCGCTGGGTTGACTGGAGTTCACCGGTCAACACAGG taAAACTAGCGGTGTTGATGAGAGACCTCTGGATGGAGTCCGCAGTGTGAGGATGCAGCAGGACACAGAGTTCGAGTCAGACGGTCGCACCATCAGATGCACTGAG GTGTTCTACCAGCTCAAGACTCCTGACTGCAGCCTTTCGTCGGTGCTGTCGTCCTGCAGCGTGTTTCAGAAGGAGATGGCTTTGGCCGCCTGCAGCGCTCTGACTCCTCACCTTGCTGTTCTCACCTCCACTGGCATCAACTCCATCTCTCTCCGCATCTCCACGCAGGCTGATATG GTGGAGTACCAGGCTGGCTCTGGAGGCAGGCTCCTCCCTCAGCGCTACATGAACGAGCTGGACAGCGCTCTGATCCCTGTCATCCATGGAGGTAGCGCTAGTGTGCCACAGACTGCCATGGACATGGAGTTCATCTtctacatcacacacacaatctaa